In one Candidatus Bathyarchaeia archaeon genomic region, the following are encoded:
- a CDS encoding ferritin-like domain-containing protein, with protein MAKEKILELLNHALELEHAAFVQYLSHAEIVDGINAEPIIGRLKEIADDERKHQEKFRTLIGLLGGVPSMGIAETHPAKSLDEILRVNLKDEKVAVDTYRKILEELSKDRGRGYYDFLLEHEVRHILMEEQEHITELELLLGIQGSSY; from the coding sequence TTGGCGAAGGAGAAAATTCTGGAGTTGCTGAACCACGCGCTGGAGTTGGAGCACGCAGCCTTTGTCCAATACTTAAGTCACGCCGAGATCGTGGACGGGATCAACGCGGAGCCCATAATAGGGAGGCTGAAGGAGATCGCCGATGACGAAAGGAAGCACCAGGAGAAGTTCAGGACCCTCATCGGCCTCCTCGGGGGGGTGCCGAGCATGGGGATTGCCGAAACGCACCCGGCGAAGAGCTTGGACGAGATCCTCAGGGTGAACCTGAAGGATGAGAAGGTGGCCGTGGACACTTATAGAAAGATCCTCGAGGAGCTATCAAAGGACAGAGGGCGGGGATATTACGACTTCTTACTCGAACACGAAGTGAGGCATATACTGATGGAAGAGCAGGAGCACATAACGGAGCTTGAGCTCTTGCTTGGGATACAGGGGAGTAGCTACTGA
- a CDS encoding FprA family A-type flavoprotein: protein MVARELRKGIYSVGAIHWDRRLFDELIPLPDGTSYNAYLVIGSERTALIDAVDPTKVHELIDNLEGLGVKKIDYVISNHAEQDHSGAIPDVLRAFPSAKVVTNPKCKDMLMHLLLIPEDRFITVEDGEEVSLGDRTLRFIHAPWVHWPETMLTYLLEEGILFTCDLFGSHLATSDLYAIEEARVYEAAKRYYAEIMMPFRAMIRRHLEKIRDLRLEIIATSHGPIYNRPDFILKAYWDWVSDEVKNEVVIPYVSMHGSTGKMIAHFIDALMKRGIAAKPFNLTRTDVGELAMALVDAATIVIGSPTVLAGPHPSAIYAAYLANSLRPKLRYASIIGSYGWGERAVEYLKGMLTNLKVEILEPVVVRGHPKEADFKALDRLADEIFKRHSEDALVRK from the coding sequence ATGGTCGCTAGGGAATTAAGAAAGGGCATCTACTCGGTCGGCGCGATCCATTGGGACAGGAGGCTCTTCGATGAGCTCATACCCTTGCCAGATGGCACCAGCTACAATGCTTACTTGGTGATTGGCAGCGAGAGGACGGCGTTGATAGACGCCGTCGATCCAACGAAGGTCCACGAGCTCATCGATAATCTCGAGGGGCTTGGGGTTAAGAAGATCGATTATGTAATCTCTAACCACGCCGAGCAGGATCACTCCGGAGCCATACCAGACGTCCTTAGGGCCTTCCCGAGCGCGAAGGTCGTTACGAATCCGAAATGTAAGGATATGCTCATGCATCTCCTCCTCATACCGGAGGACAGATTCATAACGGTTGAGGATGGAGAAGAGGTTTCGCTTGGGGATAGGACCCTCAGGTTCATCCATGCCCCATGGGTCCATTGGCCAGAAACCATGCTGACATACTTGTTGGAGGAGGGCATATTGTTCACTTGCGACCTATTCGGCTCCCACCTAGCCACCTCGGATCTATATGCCATTGAGGAGGCTAGGGTTTACGAAGCCGCAAAGCGCTATTATGCGGAGATAATGATGCCGTTCAGGGCGATGATAAGGAGGCATTTGGAGAAGATAAGGGACTTGAGGCTCGAGATAATAGCAACGAGCCACGGCCCGATCTACAATAGACCGGATTTCATCCTGAAGGCCTATTGGGATTGGGTTTCCGATGAGGTGAAGAACGAGGTCGTCATACCATACGTTTCCATGCACGGCAGCACGGGCAAGATGATCGCTCACTTCATCGACGCCCTCATGAAAAGGGGCATAGCTGCGAAACCCTTCAACCTGACGAGGACAGATGTTGGGGAGCTTGCGATGGCCTTGGTCGATGCCGCCACGATAGTGATCGGATCCCCAACGGTCCTAGCTGGGCCACATCCAAGCGCCATATACGCCGCCTATTTGGCGAACTCGCTCAGACCGAAGCTGAGGTACGCCTCCATTATCGGATCCTATGGCTGGGGGGAGAGGGCTGTTGAATATTTGAAGGGCATGCTTACTAATTTGAAGGTGGAGATCCTCGAGCCGGTCGTCGTAAGGGGGCATCCAAAGGAGGCGGATTTCAAGGCCTTGGATAGGTTGGCCGATGAGATCTTCAAGAGGCATAGTGAGGATGCCCTAGTTAGGAAATAG
- a CDS encoding rubredoxin, with protein sequence MERYRCTICGYIYDPEKGDPESGVIPGTPFEDLPEDWVCPLCGAGKDSFERLD encoded by the coding sequence GTGGAGAGATATAGGTGCACGATTTGTGGATATATTTACGATCCCGAGAAGGGAGATCCTGAATCCGGGGTGATTCCCGGAACTCCGTTCGAAGATTTGCCGGAAGATTGGGTTTGCCCGCTCTGCGGGGCGGGGAAGGATTCGTTCGAAAGGTTGGATTGA
- a CDS encoding ABC transporter ATP-binding protein has protein sequence MAVPALALAIAIYGALAGSSSGDYAMAFASALGLASLIGGPTGSELIALLAALRPSPFLMPLLLYSLALLASLAALRPAAPILERPEVQSPVRVDLAVKVVDLTKVYRTGLVEVSALRGVNLEVKRGEFVCIVGPSGCGKSTLLNLLGALDKPSGGKIYIDGIDISRMSDGELAKFRNEKIGFVFQAYNLVSRAKVLQNVELPSIVKGLPRSERARKAKELLEAMGIGSKLHQKPTALSGGEQQRVAIARALMNDPTFILADEPTGNLDSKTGREVWEMLRKANRERNATIIVVTHNLELARESDRIVYLRDGLVEREEVLTGGRR, from the coding sequence ATGGCCGTACCGGCGTTGGCGTTGGCGATCGCGATCTACGGCGCCCTTGCGGGATCCTCCTCGGGCGATTACGCGATGGCCTTCGCCTCGGCGCTCGGATTGGCCTCCTTGATAGGCGGGCCGACGGGATCGGAGCTGATAGCCCTCCTCGCCGCCCTCCGCCCATCCCCGTTCCTGATGCCCCTCCTCCTATACTCCCTCGCCCTTTTGGCATCGTTGGCCGCGCTGAGGCCAGCGGCGCCGATCCTCGAGCGCCCTGAAGTCCAATCGCCCGTGAGGGTGGATCTCGCCGTCAAGGTAGTCGACCTAACCAAAGTATATAGGACGGGCTTGGTCGAGGTGTCGGCCCTCCGCGGCGTGAACTTGGAGGTCAAAAGGGGGGAATTTGTATGCATAGTGGGGCCCTCGGGATGCGGGAAATCCACCTTGCTCAACCTGCTCGGGGCGCTCGATAAACCCTCCGGGGGGAAGATATACATAGACGGCATTGACATTTCCCGGATGAGCGATGGGGAGCTCGCGAAATTCAGGAACGAGAAGATAGGGTTCGTCTTTCAAGCCTATAACCTCGTTTCGAGGGCCAAGGTCCTTCAGAACGTTGAGCTCCCCTCCATAGTGAAGGGGTTGCCGAGGTCGGAGAGGGCTAGGAAGGCTAAGGAGTTGCTGGAGGCGATGGGGATAGGGTCCAAGCTTCACCAGAAGCCGACGGCCCTGAGCGGTGGGGAGCAGCAGAGGGTCGCTATAGCGAGGGCCTTAATGAACGACCCAACGTTCATATTGGCCGATGAGCCGACCGGGAACTTGGATTCGAAGACTGGAAGGGAGGTGTGGGAGATGTTGAGGAAGGCGAATAGGGAGAGAAACGCCACCATAATAGTCGTCACCCACAACTTGGAGCTTGCGAGGGAGTCTGATAGGATAGTATATTTAAGGGATGGCCTCGTCGAGAGGGAAGAGGTCTTGACCGGTGGGAGAAGATGA
- a CDS encoding FtsX-like permease family protein, with amino-acid sequence MINLAFEAIKERKLRSGLTILMVLVGSALMTTLNGMNAGTTAYVNEQFSKFAANVLIVNPSPFRGPGGGGGTGITFNDQTVNTIKSLSGVKEVVPFFSDSVEISAGGRSRRINLIGIDQSKISSVYPGLQLDEGSFLSKHDSTGIVLGYEVAHPPALSGPFATFGQSVVVKHLRVESSGNIQKTVAESRGFQVKGILAAYGMQTDRAAYISLSAANSLFKRSGKYDGLYVVTADPSINAEVEKRIRDKYGGNIGVISPRAIAQNIQSLLAGISTYIQSIAVVSLVVGAVGIVTTLYTSVTERIKEIGLLKALGFNNPSILMLFLDEAIIIGLIGGTIGIVVGILLANLGLGAMPMFRFGGAAAGMKPIFYPQDLASVWGLSILLSIAAGLYPAWRASKLEPVVALRKE; translated from the coding sequence TTGATCAATCTGGCCTTCGAGGCGATAAAGGAGCGGAAGCTCAGGTCGGGCCTGACGATCCTGATGGTGCTCGTCGGCTCCGCCTTGATGACGACCCTCAACGGAATGAATGCGGGTACCACCGCTTACGTCAACGAGCAGTTCAGCAAGTTCGCCGCGAACGTCCTGATCGTTAACCCCTCGCCGTTCCGGGGCCCCGGGGGAGGGGGTGGGACCGGCATAACCTTCAACGATCAAACGGTTAATACGATAAAGTCGTTATCGGGCGTCAAGGAGGTCGTCCCATTCTTCTCGGACTCGGTGGAGATAAGCGCTGGGGGGAGGAGCAGGCGCATCAACCTGATCGGCATAGATCAATCGAAGATCTCAAGCGTATATCCGGGCCTCCAGCTCGATGAGGGATCCTTCCTTAGCAAGCACGATTCGACCGGGATCGTCTTGGGCTATGAGGTCGCCCATCCGCCGGCCCTCTCGGGACCATTCGCCACCTTCGGGCAGAGCGTCGTCGTGAAACATCTTAGGGTGGAAAGCTCCGGGAACATACAAAAGACCGTGGCCGAGAGCAGGGGGTTCCAAGTGAAGGGGATATTGGCCGCTTATGGGATGCAAACGGACAGGGCGGCCTATATCTCATTATCAGCCGCCAACTCCCTATTCAAGAGATCCGGGAAGTATGATGGATTGTATGTAGTGACGGCGGATCCATCAATAAATGCGGAAGTTGAGAAAAGGATCAGGGATAAATATGGGGGCAATATAGGCGTGATATCGCCTAGGGCCATAGCGCAGAACATCCAATCGCTCCTCGCGGGCATCTCGACCTATATACAGAGCATCGCCGTGGTTTCGCTCGTGGTGGGGGCCGTGGGCATAGTGACGACCCTTTATACATCCGTGACGGAGCGGATCAAGGAGATAGGGCTCCTGAAGGCCTTGGGCTTCAACAACCCCTCCATATTGATGCTCTTCTTGGACGAGGCCATAATAATAGGCCTGATAGGGGGCACGATCGGGATCGTGGTCGGGATCCTCCTTGCTAACCTCGGGCTCGGGGCCATGCCCATGTTCAGGTTCGGCGGGGCCGCCGCTGGCATGAAGCCCATATTCTATCCCCAAGACTTGGCCTCCGTATGGGGCCTCTCCATACTCCTGTCCATCGCCGCTGGGCTTTATCCGGCGTGGAGGGCCTCCAAGCTGGAGCCCGTCGTGGCCCTGAGAAAGGAGTGA